GGTGGGAGGCACTGGTGCGCGTGACGGGCGGCCGCTATCTGGCGGAGCGCGCCGTCGTCACCTCGGTGGAGCAAGCGCGTGCGTTCCGGAGTCGCGCGCTGGCCGCGGGGCACGAGGGCGTCATGGCCAAGGATCCGCGCAGCGCCTACGAGCCAGGCGGCCGCGGTAAGCGCTGGTTCAAGCTCAAGGCCGTGGAGACGATCGACTGTGTGATCGTCGCCGCCGACCGGGGATCGGGTCGTCGAGTGGGATGGCTCTCGAACTACCACCTCACCGTGCGCGACGGCGAGCGGTGGGCGGAGGTGGGCAAGACCTTCAAGGGGCTGACCGATCAGGAGTTCGCGGCCATGACCGAGCGCCTGTGGGCGCTCGCCCTGAGCGACGACGGCTACACCGTGCGCGTCCGGCCGGAGATCGTGGTCGAGGTTGAGTACAACGAGATCCAGAAGAGCCCGACCTATCCGTCGGGGCTCGCCCTCCGCTTCGCGCGCATCAAGCGCATCCGCGACGACAAAGCTCCCGGGCAGGCGACGACGCTCGCCGAGCTGCGCGCGCTCTACGAAAAGCAGTTCGCCACCAAGGGACGATTCGCCCGCGCCTCAGACCAGTCGGGTCCGCTGGGGTGAGTCGGACGATAGTGTAGAATCCACGCCCATGACCACACGGGTCTCCACGGGGCTGCCCAAGCTCGACGACATGCTGGGCGGCGGACTCCTGCCCGGCACGCTGACCGTCGCCTGCGGCGCCACCGGCATCGGCAAGACGCATCTGGGCCTGACCTTCGCCCACCGCGGGCTGGCGGCCGACGGCGCGCGGGGCATCGTGCTGGACATGAACGGCCGCGGCGACTCCCAGCAGCACGACGCGTACGCGGCACGCCTCTTCGACTGGAGGCTCACGCCCTGGACGCACACGGTCACGCCCATGGCCGATCCGTACCCGCCCGCCCAGCAGCGGGAAGCCTTCTACTCGAACGCGCTCCACTGGGTGGGCCGCGCGCGTGACTTCCAGGTGCCGACGCCCGACGGCGATCGGGAGTTCGATTGGAACTGGAAGGCTGCCTACAACCACGCGCTGTATACCGTCCGGCCGTTCATGTACTTCCACTTCGCCGCCAGCACCCGGCGCGTCGTCGTGGACGGCCTCGAGCCCATGGACTCCCCCGCGGACTCCATCCAGGTCTTCATGTTCGACGAAGTGTACCGCACGATCATCCACCGCGAGGCCGAGACCCTCGGGATGGAGATCTGTCTGCCCGTGTGGAAGCATCGGCCGTTCATCGACGCCCACCGCTATGACCACACCCACATCACGACGCTGCTGCTCGTCACGACCGAAGAGACGCGCCTGGAGGACCTGATCGCGCGCAAGGTCGCGACGGGCGACGTGGGCGCCACCGCCAACACGATCCTCGTCATGGGCAGCGAGCGGGTGGGCGGCCGCCTGGCCCGCATGCTCTGCGTCGTCAAGCACCGGGGCAGCGCGATGAGTGACGAGATCGTGGAGTACCGGATCACCGAGCGCGGGATCGCGATCGGGTAGGGTGGGCGCGGGGCCCGCGCACCGCTTCCCGATCCCGGCATCGGACTTCCGGACAGCAACGACTCCGTCCATGCGAGCCGCCGGGCGGCCGGCGGCTGGGCCCCCCGGGGCGGGCCTATGATGGCTCAGGGGATCTAGCATGGCGGAGCTTCGACTGGAGCGCCTGGCACCCTCCCACATCGGCCTGCTGGGCGCCGTGGCCGCGACCAGCGGGCGACGGGTTACGCCCGCACTGGTGGGCGGCGCCGTGCGCGATGCCTGGCTCGGTCGCCCGCTCTCCCGGGATCTCGACGTCGCCGTGCCGGCGGGCGCGGTCGACCTGGCTCGTCGGGTCGCCGGCCGGCTGGCAGGCGCGTTCGTCCTGCTCGACGCCGAGCGGGGGGCCGCGCGGGTGCTGGCCCTCGGCTACCAGCTCGACCTGACCGACTTCCGCGCGTCGACGCTCGAGGGTGACCTCGCCGCCCGCGACTACACGGTCAACGCGCTGGCCGTCCCCCTCGGCGAGCTCCTCCGCCGCGGCCGGGCACCGATCGTCGATCCGACGGGCGGGCTGGCCGATCTCCGGGCGCGCCGGCTCCGCCCAGCGAGCCGCGGCGCGCTGGCCGACGACCCGCTGCGCGCGCTCCGGAGCGTGAGGCTGGAGCTCGCGCTGGGCCTGCGGCTCACGCCCGGCGCCGCCCGGGCCGTCGTCGCCGTCGCGCCGGCGCTGGCCGGGGTGTCGGCGGAGCGAATTCGCGACGAGCTGATCGCGCTGCTGGCCCTTCCCGAGACCGCGCGGGCGCTCCGCCGGGCGGATCGGCTCGGCCTGCTGCCGGTGGTGCTGCCGGAGGTCGAGCCGATGCGGAGCACGCCCCAGCCGGCGCCGCACCGGTTCTCCGTGCTCGAGCACTCGCTGCGCGCCGTCGCGGCCGCCGATCTCGTGGTGGCGGGCAGCGAGCGGCTCGAGCCCTTCGGGGACGAGCTGGCCCCTCACCTGCGCGAGCCGCTGGGCGGCGGGATCGAGCGCGCCCACACGCTCAAGCTGGCGGCGCTGCTCCACGACGTGTCCAAGCCCCAGACGCGCCGCACGATCGACGGCCACGTGCGCTTCTTCGAGCACGACGTACTGGGCGCCGTCCGGGTCCGCGCGATCGGCGAGCGCCTGCGCCTGCCCGAGGCCGTCACGACCGTGCTGGCGCGCCTGGTCCGCCACCACCTCCGCCCCATGCACCTGGCCGGGGCGGGGGCGGTGACGAACCGGGCGCGCTACCGCTTCTATCGCGATCTCGGCCCCGAGACGCGCGACCTGCTGCTGCTGGCGCTGGTCGACGCCGCCGCCGTCCGGGGGGAGTCGCCCCTGCGCGTGTGGCGGCGCGCGACGCTCATCCGTGAGCTGCTCGGCGGCTGGGAAGTGCAGCGGCGGGCGGTGGCCGCGCCGCCGCTCGTGAGAGGCGGGGACGTGATGGAGCGCTTCGGGCTCGGCCCCGGGCCCGAGGTGGGCCGGTTGTTGGCGCGCGCGCGCGAAGCCCAGGACCTCGGGCTCGTCAGGACGCGCGAGGAGGCGCTCGCCTACCTTGACTCGTGCGGCGGCCACTCATAGAGTACGGGCACCTGGCGGTCGCTATCTACCGACCGCGTGCCCCCGAGGAGGCTTCCGATGATCGGCTGGCGAACCTGGTTGGCCCTCTCGCTCGTCCTGCTCCTGCCGCTGGCGGTCGCCGCCGCCCCCGCGGGTCAGGTGGTCATCGCCCAGGGTGTCGATCCCACGACGCTCGATCCGCAGTGGCACGAGGAGACGCCCGCCTACAACGTGCTCCTGAACATCTACGACACGCTGCTGTTCCGCGACCGGGATCTCAAGATCATCCCGTGGCTGGCGGAGTCGTGGAGGATGGTGAATCCGACGACGTGGGAGTTCAAGCTCCGGAAGAACGTCCGGTTCCACAACGGCGAGGAGTTCGACGCGGAGGCCGTCAAGTTCAGCCTCGACCGCCTGCGCGACCCCGAGCTGAAGAATCGCCAGGCTGGAAACTTCCGGCTGGTCTCCTCGGTGCACGTGGTGGACCGGTACACCGTGCGCGTCGTGACCAGCAAGCCGTTCCCCACGCTGGAGAACCAGCTCGCCCTCCGGGGCGCCATCATGGCGCCCAGGCACTTCAAGGGGAAGGACAAGGTCTTCGCCGACCGGAACCCGGTCGGGACCGGGCCGTACCGGTTCGGCCGCTGGATCAAGGACGAGCAGATCGTGCTGGAGGCCAACGAGCAATGGTGGGGCGGGGCCCCCAAGGTCAAGACACTGGTGTTCCGCCCGATCCCCGAGCACGCGGTTCGGGTGGCCGCGCTACAGTCGGGTGAGGTCGACATCGCGGTCAACGTCCCGCCGCACCTGCTGACCATCATCGAGAGGCATCCGAAGCTCTACGTGTCCAAGGCGCCCAGCGTCCGGACCATCTTCATCCCGATCTATACCTATCAGTTCGACTCGAGCAACAAGCCGGTCGGGCCCGTCGAGGGGCCCACCAGGGACAAGCGCGTCCGCCAGGCCATCATCGCCGCCGTCAACCCCGACGAGATCATCAAGACCGTGCTCGAGGGCCAGGCCATCCGCACCGCCACGCCGCTCACGGGCAAGCACTTCGGCTTCGACCGGACGCTCCAACCCGTGAAGTTCGACCCGGATCGGGCCAGGAAGCTCCTGGCCGACGCCGGCTTTCCCGGGGGAATCGAGCTGACCTTCAACTCGCCCGATGGCCGGTACCTCAAGGACAAGGAGGTGTCGGAGGCGGTGGCCGGGCAGCTCACCAAGGCCGGCATCCGCGCGCGGGTGCGCACCTTCGAATGGACCACATATCTCAACCAGATGGTGTTCGTCCACAAGGCGAGCCCGATGTACCTGATCGGCTGGGGAAACACCACCTGGGACGCCGACGGCACGTTGTCCCCCGTGTGGCGCTCGGGCAACCCGCTGGCGAATCATTACAGCACCGACTTCGATGGGATGATCGACGAGGCCCAGACCTC
This sequence is a window from Candidatus Methylomirabilota bacterium. Protein-coding genes within it:
- a CDS encoding ATPase domain-containing protein, translated to MTTRVSTGLPKLDDMLGGGLLPGTLTVACGATGIGKTHLGLTFAHRGLAADGARGIVLDMNGRGDSQQHDAYAARLFDWRLTPWTHTVTPMADPYPPAQQREAFYSNALHWVGRARDFQVPTPDGDREFDWNWKAAYNHALYTVRPFMYFHFAASTRRVVVDGLEPMDSPADSIQVFMFDEVYRTIIHREAETLGMEICLPVWKHRPFIDAHRYDHTHITTLLLVTTEETRLEDLIARKVATGDVGATANTILVMGSERVGGRLARMLCVVKHRGSAMSDEIVEYRITERGIAIG
- a CDS encoding HD domain-containing protein, giving the protein MAELRLERLAPSHIGLLGAVAATSGRRVTPALVGGAVRDAWLGRPLSRDLDVAVPAGAVDLARRVAGRLAGAFVLLDAERGAARVLALGYQLDLTDFRASTLEGDLAARDYTVNALAVPLGELLRRGRAPIVDPTGGLADLRARRLRPASRGALADDPLRALRSVRLELALGLRLTPGAARAVVAVAPALAGVSAERIRDELIALLALPETARALRRADRLGLLPVVLPEVEPMRSTPQPAPHRFSVLEHSLRAVAAADLVVAGSERLEPFGDELAPHLREPLGGGIERAHTLKLAALLHDVSKPQTRRTIDGHVRFFEHDVLGAVRVRAIGERLRLPEAVTTVLARLVRHHLRPMHLAGAGAVTNRARYRFYRDLGPETRDLLLLALVDAAAVRGESPLRVWRRATLIRELLGGWEVQRRAVAAPPLVRGGDVMERFGLGPGPEVGRLLARAREAQDLGLVRTREEALAYLDSCGGHS
- a CDS encoding ABC transporter substrate-binding protein; the encoded protein is MIGWRTWLALSLVLLLPLAVAAAPAGQVVIAQGVDPTTLDPQWHEETPAYNVLLNIYDTLLFRDRDLKIIPWLAESWRMVNPTTWEFKLRKNVRFHNGEEFDAEAVKFSLDRLRDPELKNRQAGNFRLVSSVHVVDRYTVRVVTSKPFPTLENQLALRGAIMAPRHFKGKDKVFADRNPVGTGPYRFGRWIKDEQIVLEANEQWWGGAPKVKTLVFRPIPEHAVRVAALQSGEVDIAVNVPPHLLTIIERHPKLYVSKAPSVRTIFIPIYTYQFDSSNKPVGPVEGPTRDKRVRQAIIAAVNPDEIIKTVLEGQAIRTATPLTGKHFGFDRTLQPVKFDPDRARKLLADAGFPGGIELTFNSPDGRYLKDKEVSEAVAGQLTKAGIRARVRTFEWTTYLNQMVFVHKASPMYLIGWGNTTWDADGTLSPVWRSGNPLANHYSTDFDGMIDEAQTSIDPKRRLETYARAQRLMLDEGAVLPLYQQMDLYGLSKRVNFQALSSEQLVGVWMSLRDGK